The Desulfoscipio gibsoniae DSM 7213 genome contains a region encoding:
- a CDS encoding CoA-binding protein, which produces MYNIATDQQVREILQNSRTIAVVGLSHKTHRDSYQVAQYMQARGYRIIPVNPRIKTVLGETAYPDLLSVPEKVDIVNIFRRSDQVPPIVDEALKINSGAVWMQLGIINDEAAEKCSANGVPVIMNKCIKVEHAKLLPGEV; this is translated from the coding sequence ATGTACAACATTGCTACGGATCAGCAAGTACGCGAAATACTGCAAAACAGCCGCACTATTGCGGTGGTTGGCCTATCTCATAAAACCCATAGGGATAGTTACCAGGTAGCCCAATATATGCAAGCTAGGGGATACCGTATTATTCCCGTAAACCCACGGATTAAAACAGTACTTGGTGAAACTGCTTACCCTGATTTATTGTCCGTCCCGGAAAAGGTGGATATAGTCAACATATTCCGCCGCAGCGATCAAGTACCCCCCATTGTGGATGAAGCGCTTAAAATTAATTCTGGCGCTGTATGGATGCAATTGGGTATTATTAATGATGAGGCGGCCGAAAAATGTAGTGCCAATGGGGTCCCTGTAATTATGAATAAATGTATTAAAGTAGAGCATGCCAAACTTTTGCCCGGGGAGGTTTAG
- a CDS encoding DUF4912 domain-containing protein, whose translation MIATFTWVLGGALILVLLAVFLWSAHNKQKKPVPRQVPMVTREEFAEELAIPVTFPPQPAAKPNMPEIPWHYGMDRMVLMVRDPNWIFAYWEISATKQQEFSNQYGADAWSSSRSVLRVYDITGIDSFNGANANDFMDIPISDYVDSWHIDVARPNSTFCVDLGRLFPDGTFITLLRSNIVQTPSMAISNLLDEEWMWIEGIYRTITRLHMGSSPMVTEEVARGMGIIPLGISSPGLGNKKK comes from the coding sequence ATGATCGCTACTTTTACCTGGGTTCTGGGGGGCGCACTAATATTGGTGCTCCTGGCCGTTTTTTTATGGTCGGCCCATAACAAACAAAAAAAACCTGTACCTCGGCAAGTCCCGATGGTAACCCGGGAAGAATTTGCAGAAGAACTGGCTATTCCCGTGACATTTCCACCTCAACCGGCAGCAAAACCCAACATGCCTGAGATACCATGGCATTATGGTATGGATCGCATGGTACTAATGGTGCGCGATCCTAATTGGATCTTTGCTTACTGGGAAATATCGGCCACCAAGCAGCAAGAATTCAGCAATCAGTACGGGGCCGACGCATGGAGCAGCTCTCGGTCTGTTTTGCGGGTATACGATATAACAGGTATTGATAGTTTTAACGGTGCCAATGCCAACGACTTTATGGACATTCCCATCAGTGATTATGTGGATAGCTGGCATATAGACGTAGCACGTCCCAATTCTACATTTTGTGTAGACTTGGGCAGGCTTTTTCCAGATGGTACGTTTATTACCCTGCTGCGTTCCAATATAGTGCAAACACCCAGCATGGCCATCTCCAACTTGCTGGATGAAGAATGGATGTGGATTGAGGGAATTTATCGCACTATCACCCGCCTGCATATGGGCAGTTCCCCCATGGTGACAGAGGAGGTTGCCAGGGGTATGGGCATTATCCCTCTGGGAATAAGCTCACCCGGCCTCGGCAATAAGAAAAAATAA
- a CDS encoding glycoside hydrolase family 57 protein: MGKGYLCFVLHAHLPFVRHPEHEHFLEERWLYEAITETYLPLIDAFDELVEENIPFRVTISISPPLLTMLTDELLQERYLRHLNKLIELAEKETVRTRDTVFYPTALMYRDRLYRIRYLFAEKYHRNIISAFKKLQDYERLEVITCAGTHGFLPLLINQPEAVRAQVGVAVDLYTAHFGHKPPGIWLPECAYTYGVDNILKEFGIKYFFTDTHGVLFASHRPKYGIYAPIFCPTGVAVFGRDVESSKQVWSSNEGYPGDYDYREYYRDIGHDLPYDYIHPYIHPDGIRVNTGIKYFRVTGKEGNKEPYCRENALRKTEIHASNFLFNREHQIAHLNSLMDREPIIIAPYDAELFGHWWFEGPDWLKNVLRKIYYDFPNIATVTPQDYLKKYPCNQVARPCPSTWGNNGYNEVWLSRENDWVYRHLHIMASKMTELVETNPYASGVRLRAIKQAARELLLAQSSDWAFIMFTGTMVDYAIRRTKQHVHNFLQLYQQIKSNSLDEGMLGDLEYKNNIFPDINLNYFKNMNGQVYSATG; encoded by the coding sequence TTGGGTAAAGGATACCTTTGTTTTGTATTGCACGCACATTTACCGTTTGTTAGACATCCGGAACACGAGCATTTTTTAGAAGAGAGATGGCTTTACGAGGCCATTACAGAAACTTATTTACCATTAATTGACGCATTTGATGAACTTGTCGAGGAAAACATACCTTTTCGGGTAACCATTTCCATATCACCGCCACTATTAACCATGTTAACGGACGAACTTTTGCAGGAAAGGTACCTCAGGCATTTAAATAAATTAATAGAGCTGGCCGAAAAGGAAACGGTGCGCACCAGGGACACTGTCTTTTATCCCACTGCGCTAATGTACAGAGATCGGCTTTACCGCATCAGATATCTTTTTGCGGAAAAATATCACCGCAATATTATAAGCGCATTTAAAAAACTGCAGGATTACGAGCGGCTTGAGGTGATTACCTGCGCGGGAACACATGGTTTTTTGCCGCTGCTTATTAATCAGCCCGAAGCAGTTCGCGCCCAGGTGGGCGTAGCAGTGGATCTTTATACCGCGCACTTCGGCCACAAGCCACCTGGCATTTGGTTGCCTGAATGTGCTTATACTTACGGTGTGGATAACATATTAAAGGAATTCGGCATTAAGTACTTTTTCACGGATACCCATGGAGTGTTGTTTGCATCACACCGTCCCAAGTATGGCATTTATGCCCCTATTTTTTGTCCCACCGGGGTAGCTGTTTTCGGACGGGACGTGGAATCATCCAAGCAAGTCTGGAGTTCCAATGAAGGATACCCGGGTGACTATGACTACCGTGAGTACTACAGAGATATCGGGCACGATTTACCATACGATTACATTCACCCTTACATTCATCCGGACGGTATTAGAGTCAACACCGGAATAAAATACTTTCGCGTAACTGGCAAGGAAGGTAACAAGGAACCCTATTGCCGGGAAAATGCACTGCGTAAAACCGAAATCCATGCCAGCAACTTCTTGTTCAACCGGGAACACCAAATAGCGCACTTAAATTCGCTCATGGACCGGGAACCCATTATTATTGCTCCCTATGATGCCGAACTGTTTGGTCACTGGTGGTTTGAAGGACCGGACTGGCTGAAAAACGTGCTGCGTAAAATATATTATGATTTTCCCAACATTGCAACAGTTACGCCGCAGGATTATTTGAAAAAATATCCTTGCAATCAGGTAGCCCGCCCCTGCCCCTCCACATGGGGCAACAATGGCTATAACGAAGTATGGCTAAGCCGGGAAAACGACTGGGTTTACCGGCACCTGCACATTATGGCCAGCAAAATGACCGAGTTGGTGGAAACTAACCCCTACGCCAGCGGTGTTAGGCTTAGAGCAATAAAGCAGGCCGCTAGAGAGTTGTTACTGGCCCAGAGCAGCGATTGGGCATTTATCATGTTTACGGGAACTATGGTGGATTACGCTATAAGGCGCACCAAGCAGCATGTGCATAATTTTCTGCAGC